From one Litorilinea aerophila genomic stretch:
- the fdhD gene encoding formate dehydrogenase accessory sulfurtransferase FdhD, which yields MAYRKRLRQRIWRFEGGQWSRKSDYMATEEPLEIQLSAGAQRETVSITMRTPGNDYELAAGFLYSEGIIQAKQDVDHMIYCVDGSPMRQEYNFLRVQLRAPALPELAGLNRYFFTNSACGVCGHTMLEDLARRPLPPLPQGPVVSAETLLGLPTQLRRHQALFDETGGLHAAALFDVDGNLLALREDVGRHNALDKLVGWGLLNQNLPWPDRILMVSGRASYELLQKCRVAGAPIFCAVSAPSSLAVTLAERFDITLVGFLRENRFNVYAGPQRIQELRSTPSAMEEAGGISPAPTDSAA from the coding sequence ATGGCCTATCGAAAACGGCTGCGGCAGCGGATCTGGCGCTTCGAAGGAGGCCAATGGAGCCGCAAGAGTGACTACATGGCGACGGAAGAGCCGTTGGAAATTCAGCTCAGCGCGGGCGCACAACGGGAAACCGTCTCCATCACTATGCGAACGCCCGGGAACGACTACGAGCTGGCAGCCGGCTTCCTGTACAGCGAGGGCATCATCCAGGCCAAGCAGGACGTGGATCACATGATCTACTGTGTGGACGGCAGCCCCATGCGCCAGGAGTATAACTTCCTGCGGGTTCAACTTCGGGCACCGGCCCTGCCGGAGCTGGCCGGCCTCAACCGCTACTTCTTCACCAATAGCGCCTGTGGCGTCTGTGGGCACACCATGCTGGAGGACCTGGCCAGACGCCCCCTCCCGCCCCTGCCCCAGGGCCCCGTCGTCTCCGCCGAGACCCTCCTGGGCCTGCCCACCCAACTCCGGCGCCACCAGGCCCTTTTCGACGAGACCGGCGGCCTGCATGCCGCGGCTCTCTTCGATGTGGACGGGAACCTGTTGGCCCTGCGGGAAGATGTGGGCCGCCACAACGCGCTGGACAAGCTGGTGGGCTGGGGCCTCCTCAACCAGAACTTGCCCTGGCCCGACCGCATCCTCATGGTCAGCGGCCGGGCCAGCTATGAGCTGCTCCAGAAGTGCCGGGTGGCCGGTGCGCCCATCTTCTGCGCCGTCTCAGCCCCCAGCAGCCTGGCCGTGACCCTGGCCGAGCGCTTCGATATCACCCTGGTGGGCTTTTTGCGGGAAAATCGCTTCAACGTCTACGCCGGCCCCCAGCGGATTCAGGAACTGCGTTCTACCCCTTCAGCGATGGAGGAGGCGGGTGGTATCAGCCCCGCCCCGACCGATTCCGCCGCCTGA